The Halovivax ruber XH-70 genome includes the window CGGCGACGGCGAGACCTTCTACGCGATCGAGGCCAAGTCGAGCTCGGGCGACCCCATCTACCTCACCGGCGAGGAGGTCGAGGCCCTCATCTACTTCGCGCAGAACTTCGGCGCGAAACCCCGCATCGGCGTCCGCTTCGACCGGGAGAGCTGGTACTTCTTCCACCCCGGCGACCTCCACCACACCGACGGCGGCAACTACCGGGTCAAGAAGGAGACCGCCATCGCCGACGGCACCGACTTCGACGAGTTCGTCGGCACGAGCGAGAAGGTTACCCTGGACGAGGTCGGCGAGGACGAGGGTACGTCGGGGCCCGATCCCGAGATCGTCCGGGTCCTCAACGCGGTCGAACAGGGCGTGATGGACGTCGAGGAGGCGGCAGAACTGCTCGAGTAGCCCGGCCCGGGCGACGAGGGCGGCGCTCGATCGGAACCACATCCGACGAACCGAACCGCTAAGCGTCCGGCGATTCACAGTCGATCCATGACAGTACTCGTCGCGTTCGACGGTTCAGAACCGGCACAGAAGGCCCTCGAACACGCCGCTCGGACCTTCGAGGGGCAGGAACTCGTGTTGCTGCGGGTGCTCGACTCGCCAGACGGACTCGTCGACGCGAGCGTCGGATTCGCCAAGGACGGACTCAAGCAACTCCGAGAAGAGTCGCGTACCGACCTCTCCGAGGACGTCGAGAGCGTCATCGACACGACGGACGTCGAGTTCCGGACGGCGGTCGCTTTCGGCGAGCCGACTCGCGAGATCGTCCGGTACGCGAACGACAACGACGTCGACCACGTCGTGGTCGGGAATCACGGCCGCGACGGCATGGCGCGCGTCCTGCTCGGGAGCGTCGCCGAACAGGTCGTCCGCCGGGCGCCGATGCCGGTCACCGTCGTCCGGTGAGGGGACCTCACTTGCCGCCCTCCGTCACTGATCTCACTCGCCCTCGTCTGCCACGGACAGTGACGACGGGGACACCGGCGCGTACCGAACGATCGCGTCGAAGTGCTCGATCGGGAACCGCTCCTCGCTCGTGATTCCGCGGGCGTCCGGATCGCGTAAGTGCGTCTCGACGAACCGTCGCGCCACGAGCGCGGTGCGGCCGTCGCCGTTCTCGGTGGGATCGGGGTCTCCTGCTGCCGGGTTCTCACCGTCCGACTCATCTCGATCCAGGTCGGCTTGCGCCTCTGCCAGTAAGAGCGCGGCCGTGTAGACGTCGAAGACGTAGTGCGCCAGCCGCTTCGCCGAGAGCTGGGCGTACTCGTCGTCGTTCACCGAAAGCGTCGCGAGCGCCTGTGAGAGGGCGACGTACTCCTCGCGCGTCGTCTGGACGGCGTCGGCGAGGGCGGGGT containing:
- the hjc gene encoding Holliday junction resolvase Hjc, which gives rise to MSQAKGDRRERELVNRLDEAGFAVMRAPASGSATERELPDVLAGDGETFYAIEAKSSSGDPIYLTGEEVEALIYFAQNFGAKPRIGVRFDRESWYFFHPGDLHHTDGGNYRVKKETAIADGTDFDEFVGTSEKVTLDEVGEDEGTSGPDPEIVRVLNAVEQGVMDVEEAAELLE
- a CDS encoding universal stress protein, which gives rise to MTVLVAFDGSEPAQKALEHAARTFEGQELVLLRVLDSPDGLVDASVGFAKDGLKQLREESRTDLSEDVESVIDTTDVEFRTAVAFGEPTREIVRYANDNDVDHVVVGNHGRDGMARVLLGSVAEQVVRRAPMPVTVVR